The genomic window TTGATGGCGTCGACCTATCCCATTGAAGTGGTCGAGGCCGACCGCTGGGTCAAGAGGAATCCAGAGCGGAAGGGCGAGGCCCTTGATGCGATGCTTCTGGACAAGGACTGGGACCCCAGCGTCAAGGCCATGTGTCACTTCCCGTCAATCCTGGCCCTGATGAGCGAGCGGATCACCGGGACCACCAACCTCGGCAACGCTTTTCTCGCCCAGGAGACC from Deltaproteobacteria bacterium includes these protein-coding regions:
- a CDS encoding DUF3300 domain-containing protein, giving the protein MKAATIFHLALGLLIVSFFSLPPQSLAQDSDYLEPSEKYSREELAQMFAPIALYPDALLSQVLMASTYPIEVVEADRWVKRNPERKGEALDAMLLDKDWDPSVKAMCHFPSILALMSERITGTTNLGNAFLAQET